The genomic segment gaccagccactcggacagctgctgaaacaatcggtttgcataaccaaagaatttctgcacaaactgtcagaaaccgtctcagtgaagctcatctgcatgctcgtcgtcctcatcggggtctcgacctgactccagttcgtcgtcgtaaccgacctgagtgggcaaatgctcacattcactggcgtttggcatgttgtagaggtgttctcttcacagatgaatcccagttcacactgtccagggcagatggcagacagcgtgtgtggcgtcgtgtgggtgagcggttttctgatgtcaatgttgtggattgagtggcccatggtggcggtggggttatggtatgggcaggcgtctgttatggacgaagaacacaggtgcattttattgatggcattttgaatgcacagagataccgtgacgagatcctgaggcccattgttgtgccacatccaagaacatcacctcatgttgcagcaggataatgcacagccccatgttgcaaggatctgtacacaattcttggaagctgaaaatgtcccagttcttgcatggccggcatactcaccggacatgtcacccattgagcatgtttgggatgctctggaccggcgtatacgacagcgtggaccagttcctgccaatatgcagcaacttcgcacagccattgaagaggagtggaccaacattccacaggccacaattgacaacctgatcaactctatgcgaaggagatgtgttgcactgcatgaggcaaatggtggtcacaccagatactgactggtatccccccccccaataaaacaaaactgcacctttcagagtggccttttattgtggacagtctaaggcacacctgtgcactaatcatggtgtctaatcagcatcttgatatggcacacctgtgaggtgggatggattatctcagcaaaggagaagtgctcactatcacagatttagactggtttgtgaacaatatttgagggaaatggtgatattgtgtatgtggaaaaagttttagatctttgagttcatctcatacaaaatgggagcaaaaccaaaagtgttgcatttatatttttgttgagtgtattttctgaAATAAAAATATCATGAACGTTATAAGCATACCTGTCAATGGCTTTTTGCATTTTCTCCATGGATTTCTGCACTGCAGGGTCACTTGAactaaaagacaaaaacaacaacaaaaaacaaaactagcAAGGAGCGAAGGGGGGAATTATTCTTTCTAGCAATATATTCAATATGCGCAAATCATTACCCGCTTGTGGTGGCATGGAGTTGCTGATCATGTGGTTCACTTTGAATGTTTTTGGCCACACAAGCCCATTCTTTGTGGATACACTCAActatgacaacaaaaaagaaaccagtcacAAGAGAAATATTGAGACTAAAGTCTTGTTTCATGAAATACATCTGcaacaaaccaacaacaaaagCAAATTTCACAATTCATGTCAAACACTAACCTTGTTTTTGAAACAACTCCAGTGATGCATTTGGCACAGACTGCAGACAGTTTTCAGTTCTATCTATTGCCAGCTGGAAATGAAGCAGAAATGATTTCACAGGCAAAGTAATCAAAAAGTTTGAAAGACTTGTTATTCCATTTTGTGTTGCATGCACACGTATCTATGCCAGACAAGAAAAATAAGAGAGAATCCACTCCTCTGTTCAATATGAAACCCCTAACACCATCAACTGTCACGCTTATATTTTCCATcctaaaatgtgtgtttgtcatacTCACCCTCATTGAAGCCTCCATCAGCTTCTCCAGCCGCTCTTGTTGTGATAAGGATGGACTGATATTCCTGCACAAAACTACCAGAAACACAGTAAACAAATGTTTAAAATACAAATACTCGCTGGGAGCAGAAAGCCAGACTCACTCTGATATGGGTTTGAAAGTGCAGGGAGAGAATGTCGACTTTTGGTTTCTCTCCTCCAGGACTTTCTCCGCAAAGGACTGTCATGTCCCTCTGTGGATTCTGTCTGTAGTTCTTGTCTGTCTACTGTATCTGGTGTATGACTGGCGGATGACGGGACATCTGTGCAGAGAGATTTGTGCGGCGAAGCTGTGGTGGGGCTTCCGGAGGAACATCTTTTAGGTGGCTGCTTCACTGACCCGACCTTTTGAAGAAATAAGTAGCAATAGTGATGGTCTGACACCTACGAAAGAATTAAACAGGCTAAAGTCTATACTACAGACACATCTTGGATGTTTCACTGCAGCTTCACAGTGATGTATAAACAATGCAAAATCACACAAATTGTCTCagtccaactacttatggacctgactatacTGGGGGCAACATGTCTATCTTAAAtatcagttaaaaaaaagttcTTACCTTATGTGTAGTATCAGTACTGTCGACACATTCCTGACTGCTAATGACAAAACATTTTGATAAGTTTACACACAGACAGCCATTATTTAGCTTTGTTTAAAAGCTGGCCAAACATCTAATttcatttaagtgacatatctgaCGGAGATCAGTTTCACAAACATCACACTGCCCCGTTTTTAATAACAATCGACTATAATTGGCTAACAGAATTAAAACACAAACCCGTCTGCTTCTTTTTCTAATTGTGTATCCGCCATTTTGCTTTCAAACACTTCCGTTTGCATTGCGCGCCCAAGGAGCCGATTGCGTCACAATGCATCCTGGGAAATGTAGTGCGATTGTTAGCGCACGTAAAGCTGTCCAACGTGTTTACAAAACGCGCAGTTATGGAGTGGAAATAAGTAACTCGATGCGACGTTCGCTTTAATTCAtccagaaataaatacaaattaaattaatatgTATCATCTATGTAATTTAACGCCTTTTCAGTTTAATCTTATCATTTAATCTTAAAATTATAATTAGTTAGTACCCCGTCAAAGCTTCGTGGGAGAATTTTAATGCTGGTTGGAGCCCACCCCGTGATATTAATCTCTgaacatgaataataataataataaaataataataaatcttaTTGTGGTAATATCTTACCAACGGAGACCCAATTTTACTTTGAGGCATTGATTATCCATGCATCCATTCTCCTCTACTTATTATTTGGGTTGGCAGTCAGCCTTTTACAGTTTGTGTATGTGTAAAGATTTCCATTGCAGAGTTTTGAATGTGGTGCTACGTGAACTGGTAGCAACAACATCGCAGCATGATGTATGAGATTTTTACAATTTGTGCATGCCTGTGCATGTGTGACAACAGTGTAATCTATATACTGAGATAACTCCATGTGTGTGCAGGTTCCTCTCCTCTCCAAAAGGCACCTCTGAATTGAGCCATCTTGGCATATATAGAGTGTGACACGAGTGACAGAGTAttcagcactttagtagtaggaggaggaggaggagtagcagctgCTGTCTCTTGTTGAGGCAGTTGCATCCGAACAGTActctggaatccaggataggtgggaggtgatagctttgctgGTGAAGTTGAAATTTTCACTTCAGCCTCTGACTCAAACCTGCCTTGGGGAGGATAATCAGTTACTTAATAAATAAATTCTAATTCAAGTTTAGCAAGTTATCACAGTCATTACAGTCAGGATAAATAGTGTGGTCTAAAAGCTTTTTTGACAAACGGGTTCAACAACTCTAAAAAGCCTTAATCCACTTGAATTCAAGATGaaaatctacactacaagcacatcttgtttgATTTCAAATGCATTGTGGTGATGCAGAAGTAAAAATAGGTTCATCGCaagatgtccaaatacttatggaccagactGAACCCAgatgggggtttttttttccccccccacagGCACTATCTTCTGTTTCGAAGCAAAGTCACCTAAATGCGTGGCAAAATGTCTTGAAGACCAGCAAGATGTAAACATCTAGACAGTTTGACaagcagtcttattccaaaatggagtaaattcattttttcccattGAAAACAACActctataatgacaacattaaaaagtttaaatttttgcaaatttcttaaaaaataaaaactaaaatcacatgtacagtagtgctcagaataatagtagtgctatgtgactaaaaagattgatccaggttttgagtatatttcttcttgttacatgggaaacaaggtaccagtagattcagtagattctcacaaatccaacaagaccaagcattcatgatatgcacactcttaaggctatgaaattgggaacttagtaaaaagtagaaaagggggtgttcacaatgatagtagtgtggcattcagtcagtgagttcgtcagttttgtggaaaaaacaggtgtgaatcaggtgtcccctatttaaggatgaagccagcacctgttgaacatgcttttctctttgaaagcctgaggaaaatgggacattcaagacattgttcagaagaacagcgtagtttgattaaaaagttgattggagaggggaaaacttatacgcaggtgcaaaaaattataggctgttcatctacaatgatctccaatgctttaaaatggacacaaaaaaaaaaacagacgcgtggaagaaaacagaaaaacccatcaaaatggatagaagaataaccagaatggtaaaggctcacccattgatcagctccaggatgatcaaagacagtctggagttacctgtaagtgctgtgacagaagacgctggtgtgaagctaatttatttgcaagaatcccccgcaaagtccctctgttaaataaaagacgtgcagaagaggttacaatttgccaaagaacacatcaactggcctaaagagaaatggaggaatattttgtggatgagagtaaaattgttctttttgggtgcaagggccgcagacagtttgtgagacaacccccaaactctgaattcaagccacagttcacagtgaagacagtgaagcaggatggtgcaagcatcacgatatgggcatgtttctcctactatggtgttgggcctatatgtcgcataccaggtatcatggatcagtctggatatgtcaaaatacttgaagaggtcatgctgccttatgctgaagaggacatgcccttgaaatgggtgtttcaacaagacaatgaccccaagcacactattaaacaagcaaaatcttggttccaaaccaacaaaattaatgcctcgcagatgtgaagaaatcatgaaaaactgtggttatacaactaaatactagtttagtgattcacaggcttgctaaaaaagcagtttgaacataatagttttgagtttgtagcgtcaacagcagatgctactattattgtgaacactactgtacatatgtcttcacaccctttgctcagtattttgttgatgcacttttggcagcaattacaccctcaagtcttcttgaatatgatgctacaagcttggtgcacctatctttggggagttttgcccattcctctttgaagcacctctcaagctccatcaggctggatgggagcgtcggtgcacagccattttcagatctctccagagatgttcaatcggattcatgtctgggctctggctgtgccactcaagaacattcagagttgtcctgaagccactcctttgatatcttggcttgtcgtgctgaaagatgaatcgtctCCCCTGagttcaagagcactctggagcaggttttcatccacaaTGTGTCTGTacatcatctttctctcaatcctaactagtcctgccactgaaaaacatccccacagcatgatgctgccaccaccatgctggtgcctggtttcctccaaacatgacgtctggcaaTCACACCAAAGAGATCAACCTTTGgctgatcagaccagagaattttgtttctcatggtctgagagtccttcagatgccttctgacaaactccaggtgggctgccatgtgtcttttactaaggagtggcttccgtctggccactcaaccatacaggcctgattagtggatttctgcagagatggttgtccttctggaaggttctcttctcttcacagaggagtgctggaactcagtgaccatcaggttcttggtcacctcccccactaaggcccttctaccctgatcgctcagtttagacagacagccagctctaagaagagtcctggtggatctgaacttcttccaattacagatgatggaggccactgtgctcattgggaccctcAAAGCAGTGGAAATGTTGCTGCACCTTttaccagatttgtgcctcaagacaatcctgtctcagaggtctacagacaattcctttgacttcatgcttggtttgtgctctgacatgcattgtcaactgtgggaccttatatgtagacaggtgtgtgtctttccaaatcatgtccaatcaactgaatttactccaggtggactccaattaaactgcagaaacatctcaaggatcatcagtggaaacaagatgcacctgagctcagttttgagcttcatggcaaaggctgtgaatacttatgtacctgtgatttcttaggtatttttttttaatgaagtgcaaatctaaaaaaaaaaaaaaaaacaaaaaaaaaaaaacttttttgacatTGCTGTTAAGGCGTATTGTAtgcagaattttgagaaaaatgaattattttgtaataaggctgtaacataataaaatgtggataaagtgaagcggtGCAAACACTTTCCGGATGCAGTGTACTAACATTAACAATAACctgactgtatacacacacatacctaAAATTATGACTGACTGTACATGCAATAACACAGGCTCTAgaactgcaaaataaataaaaataaaaatacaaacataCTTACATAAATGTGGCAATCGACACCTCAAATTCTCTGTAGGTTCGACTGCTCTCAACTTGTACAATGAAATGAATTTGGAATTATTTTTGGGACACTGACTCAACAGGAAGTGTATTATTTTAGGATGAGTGATGTGGGAAAGTCATTTGATTTGAATCTGATTTTCATCAACAATTTAACTATAGAGTATTGGTACTACAAATTCAGCAATACAGATGTAGGCCTCCTGAGGTGATGTAAATAGTTCTAAAGTTACCAGACTTCCCCTATTTTCATGATTAATTCTGACTATCATCCCAAGAGATAAATGGTTTTACTTTAACATTCATTGCTGTAGAGTGCTACAGTCAGCTGTATGAGAAAGACTGTTCATAACCAGCTGATGCTGTCTGGACATGGGCAGAGCTTCCAGAAATATGTACCTTTGTTGTCTGCATACTTGGCAAACACTGGACAGActtcatttgttgtatttgtaaGTCTTTATAAGTCTGTTAgaggtgttgttgtttttttttaaatttcttcaagtttttacaaaattaatgagaaaaaatccaaaaacacatTGCAATTCTCTTGGAGAACGCCTCCATTGTGTGCCTGTATATTTCACAAAGATT from the Thalassophryne amazonica chromosome 16, fThaAma1.1, whole genome shotgun sequence genome contains:
- the LOC117527566 gene encoding uncharacterized protein LOC117527566 isoform X1; amino-acid sequence: MADTQLEKEADGSQECVDSTDTTHKVGSVKQPPKRCSSGSPTTASPHKSLCTDVPSSASHTPDTVDRQELQTESTEGHDSPLRRKSWRRETKSRHSLPALSNPYQILCRNISPSLSQQERLEKLMEASMRLAIDRTENCLQSVPNASLELFQKQVECIHKEWACVAKNIQSEPHDQQLHATTSGSSDPAVQKSMEKMQKAIDRLQAESESWEALLSKHRDKAVELERKMEQGQERGVALDSTCVSQSSQYQFLQNKPDYQGVLCRQQPILHTITMIMDTQFKIVRELRSLAEQSQLCMKETSGRLAAEAGFQALSPDIRNLMDVPLSSGAT
- the LOC117527566 gene encoding uncharacterized protein LOC117527566 isoform X2; this translates as MADTQLEKEADGQECVDSTDTTHKVGSVKQPPKRCSSGSPTTASPHKSLCTDVPSSASHTPDTVDRQELQTESTEGHDSPLRRKSWRRETKSRHSLPALSNPYQILCRNISPSLSQQERLEKLMEASMRLAIDRTENCLQSVPNASLELFQKQVECIHKEWACVAKNIQSEPHDQQLHATTSGSSDPAVQKSMEKMQKAIDRLQAESESWEALLSKHRDKAVELERKMEQGQERGVALDSTCVSQSSQYQFLQNKPDYQGVLCRQQPILHTITMIMDTQFKIVRELRSLAEQSQLCMKETSGRLAAEAGFQALSPDIRNLMDVPLSSGAT